The Clostridium bornimense genome includes a region encoding these proteins:
- a CDS encoding EFR1 family ferrodoxin (N-terminal region resembles flavodoxins. C-terminal ferrodoxin region binds two 4Fe-4S clusters.): MIFYFTGTGNSGYIANEIAKGTNDNIVSISKLINNKENLEFTLKDGENIGFVFPVYAWAPPTMVTDFINKVKFKNYKNNYIFSVATCGGNIGGTMKIIDKAIKGKGLKLNCGYSISMPNNYIIMGDVDSKEVEDKKLQASRETVNEILSVIKNKEDNVFKLSKGLIGPLLTALVSPMFTKYAADSSKFYVEDSCIGCGLCEKVCNCNTIKLVDKKPVWGKECIQCLACIHLCPKKAIQYGDGTIKKGRYKNPYFKIGG, encoded by the coding sequence ATGATTTTTTATTTTACTGGAACAGGAAATTCAGGATATATAGCAAATGAAATTGCTAAAGGAACTAATGATAATATAGTTTCTATATCGAAACTTATAAACAATAAAGAAAATCTAGAATTTACATTGAAAGATGGAGAAAATATAGGATTTGTTTTCCCAGTGTATGCTTGGGCACCTCCAACTATGGTAACTGATTTTATTAATAAGGTAAAATTTAAAAATTATAAAAACAACTATATATTTTCAGTTGCAACTTGTGGAGGAAATATTGGTGGCACTATGAAAATAATAGATAAAGCTATTAAGGGAAAGGGGTTAAAGCTTAATTGTGGATATTCAATAAGTATGCCTAATAATTATATAATTATGGGAGATGTTGATTCTAAAGAGGTCGAAGATAAGAAGCTTCAGGCATCAAGGGAAACTGTAAATGAAATATTATCAGTTATCAAAAATAAAGAGGATAATGTATTTAAATTATCTAAAGGTTTGATTGGGCCGTTATTAACAGCATTAGTTAGTCCAATGTTTACTAAGTATGCAGCAGATTCATCTAAGTTTTATGTTGAAGACTCTTGTATTGGATGTGGTCTTTGCGAAAAGGTATGTAATTGTAATACTATAAAGCTAGTAGACAAAAAGCCAGTTTGGGGAAAAGAATGCATTCAATGCTTAGCGTGTATTCACCTATGCCCAAAGAAAGCAATTCAATATGGAGATGGAACTATTAAAAAGGGAAGATATAAAAATCCATACTTTAAGATAGGTGGTTAA
- a CDS encoding toll/interleukin-1 receptor domain-containing protein: MKIFISWSGEFSQKVASALKEWLPCVIQSIEVFFSTEDIEKGEKWDSKISGELSESEFGIVCLTSQNVSAPWIHFEAGALSKALDDKVSALMLNVNPSDIKGPLSRFQATKFTKEDFYKLLETINNNNDTKLEESILKRTFEVMWEKINVTINNLIKEYDSESIKNPKKTTEINENREAIEEILQILRNQNNILSNPEKLLPMEYFEYLMRNSNEHTKMRGNSKGKIYNDLYEYLSYVLNKNTELNEIEYLNKIQFIQLIHIIVDNIYIETDARIRKRWLTKFLNLKERYLESNECKKIVEAD, encoded by the coding sequence ATGAAAATATTTATTAGTTGGTCAGGTGAATTTAGTCAAAAAGTAGCAAGTGCATTAAAAGAATGGTTGCCATGTGTTATTCAATCAATTGAAGTATTTTTTTCTACAGAGGATATAGAAAAAGGTGAAAAATGGGATAGTAAAATATCAGGTGAATTAAGTGAAAGCGAATTTGGAATTGTATGTTTAACTAGTCAAAATGTGAGTGCACCTTGGATTCACTTTGAAGCAGGAGCATTAAGTAAAGCTTTAGATGATAAAGTTTCAGCTTTAATGTTAAATGTCAATCCATCTGATATAAAAGGACCTTTATCAAGATTTCAAGCAACTAAATTTACTAAAGAAGATTTTTATAAATTATTAGAAACGATAAATAATAATAATGATACAAAATTAGAGGAGTCAATATTAAAAAGAACATTTGAAGTCATGTGGGAAAAAATAAATGTGACAATTAATAATTTAATAAAAGAATATGATTCAGAATCAATAAAGAACCCCAAAAAGACTACTGAAATAAATGAAAATAGAGAAGCTATTGAAGAAATATTACAGATATTGAGAAATCAAAATAATATTTTATCAAATCCTGAGAAGTTATTACCGATGGAATATTTCGAATATCTTATGAGAAATAGTAATGAACATACTAAAATGAGGGGAAATTCAAAAGGCAAAATATATAATGATTTATATGAATATTTATCATATGTACTAAATAAAAATACAGAATTAAATGAAATAGAGTATTTAAATAAAATTCAATTTATACAGCTAATACATATAATTGTTGATAATATTTATATTGAAACAGATGCAAGGATCCGAAAAAGATGGTTAACGAAATTTTTGAATTTAAAAGAACGTTATTTGGAATCGAATGAATGTAAAAAAATAGTGGAAGCAGATTAG
- a CDS encoding CatB-related O-acetyltransferase, which translates to MTIPDSKKIYPRTGDTQIVYLKNVIENPNIQIGDFTIYNDFVHDPRDFQKNNVLYHYPINKDKLVIGKFCSIACGAKFLFNSANHRLQSLSTYTFPLFYEEWEQEMNLTEAWDNKGDIIIGNDVWIGYDAVILAGVTIGDGAIIGTRAVVTKDVAPYTIVGGVPAKPIRKRFSDEDIALLLELKWWNWSVDKISNSIQYIQSGNIEALKNMK; encoded by the coding sequence ATGACTATTCCAGATAGTAAAAAGATTTATCCAAGAACTGGTGATACACAAATTGTATATCTAAAAAATGTAATAGAAAACCCCAATATACAAATTGGTGATTTTACAATATATAATGACTTTGTTCATGATCCAAGGGACTTTCAAAAGAATAATGTTCTGTATCATTATCCTATCAATAAAGACAAACTTGTTATTGGAAAGTTTTGTTCCATTGCTTGTGGTGCAAAGTTTTTATTTAATAGCGCAAATCACAGGTTACAGTCTTTATCAACCTATACTTTCCCGCTGTTTTATGAGGAATGGGAACAGGAAATGAATCTTACAGAAGCATGGGACAATAAAGGGGATATTATTATTGGAAATGATGTATGGATAGGTTATGATGCTGTTATTTTAGCAGGTGTTACCATTGGTGACGGTGCCATTATCGGTACACGAGCAGTTGTCACTAAAGATGTAGCACCTTATACAATAGTTGGTGGTGTTCCGGCAAAACCAATTCGAAAACGGTTTTCAGATGAAGACATCGCATTACTACTTGAACTTAAATGGTGGAATTGGTCTGTTGATAAAATATCAAATAGTATTCAGTATATCCAGTCTGGTAACATAGAAGCATTAAAAAATATGAAATAG
- a CDS encoding M60 family metallopeptidase: MRRLIAAIILITMLALQINVFAIGAESLNDNYQSSVTMASVSGNLEVDINLDMPIKNTTKEETEIRVLLRGKASELSIELGGDKAIEKEDAIIDGHTINYTVKKLNSNRGLTTLTDTEVYYYNIVFSNLPQGNYDIEVSGNGFSDVVEKNIKIEDYSQRVILSNHGSMLFGDFDRNNKIDEEDYKDLFDNIETKDNELIKKYDLNRDGIVDILDLHYVHENLSLEKVNSEIINTDVIINPSNVVLETKEGQEVIGTIADLFKEEGIIQISAKDKNDNNIDITPENPVELTMDLGKSTLMEQIVIKVPVDGSAPASGEIVLFDENNKEVLREAFGYSLLSRSVATSDEGTIKIDLGKQVAVKKITIVVKETTKDPKLAEIAKVEFLNNVYEEIPEPVLNIPTIREINPDHEKLTVSWNHEANVTGYEVRCVAVKDGKEYVRETTSNTVEFSDLTNYEEYKISIKSVNGEWSSDYSTPIIAVPKPKERPTVPEGITVESLYKGLKVTWKKNDMAIGQNLYYRIAGSEDSYTEIKNIIGTSYTIADLEDEVTYEIYLTAYNDIGISNKSNIYSGKTLSIDPPISPNYKLINTADAIGEITNHIVDVDYDKGVSEESYPSRKIGVVDNDYSTYWYLNDWDSGVYSKRGPILTLDKEYTIDTIALIPRQEPGFTIPYRANIGVYDEVSGKWTYIEASVQGRNNNGQYALLKLEEPITARKIQVNPSVYGGQKVSISELKLYNYDSIENDIKNLFKDDLQVELKMSVNQKIIDELKERLNTADEVSGEYHWNKEVLEKELKLAEDILNDKGLSEEVFTVEQNISNGTFNLGMGNDYQALGYSVRAGEEIVVYVGTKGNILPELIFTQFYGESGKFAKSIKLQKGRNVIEVPQIHDLDVEKGGSIYIRYPNSSASNNEIKVRVSGGVKIPHLNVYGLINDDSKVDEVKDLARTYIRELKTYVDNIEDMYPSIFTNRSNNVYKYDEKASVLNTTDIETDKVTLNLPATEILKGITEGLKSEDEEVERLYNTLLAWEQVMEITFAKKGVLGTELQPRSRMNIKYQRMFAKAFMYASSNHVGIEFDSSAPLMHGKPYVFNEDRTIKENGSLFGWGIAHEIGHVVDKPKGTYSETTNNILSLIIQTFNDENHSRLEDSNVYEKIYNKVTSDTISLSSDVFTTLGMFWQLHLAYEDNHTYEMLWNNDTYYGRLNKLYRDMPSDMENLDKDQILVRLASDAANKDLTDFFYKWGIRPTEETYEYIKSKGYEKETRQIQYLNDEARRQRLSGITAMDSSTEVIASFDGYNDGDYVKNAKNITLNLGISGDNDKILGYEIYRNGVPVGFTTEDTYTDILGAVNNRVFKYEVVAYDYLLNVTKKYEVGSLKISHDGSMSKTSWIASTNTSNDEDVNNNMDTTGPIQNPAIDKVIDNKSDTVYVGYKSGNNNPEIVIDMNKINSIVGIKYTTDDKNSSSTIQDYEVYVSNNGEEWTLASSGKFQFGANGDDENSAIVYFNKEDSEGGRQLYTYEASYVKVVAKGKSTISVAEIDILAPPGDNIDIDVIGTLKSDYEYADGEVIPAGSVVITGEYRGNPAYNIPVLKNEYGYVINSETILLAEIPTNAHLGEISSGTWISWVSPSEVSSLTTKVMAELYRVNDAITLEGQRLVSDSLYVKVPLKLPEIDFNKDEN; the protein is encoded by the coding sequence TTGAGAAGATTAATAGCAGCAATCATTTTGATTACTATGCTAGCATTGCAAATTAATGTTTTTGCAATAGGGGCTGAAAGTTTAAATGATAATTATCAATCATCAGTTACTATGGCATCGGTTTCAGGAAACTTGGAAGTTGATATTAATTTAGATATGCCAATTAAGAATACAACGAAAGAGGAAACTGAAATTAGAGTATTATTAAGAGGTAAAGCCAGCGAGTTATCTATAGAGCTTGGTGGTGATAAAGCTATTGAAAAAGAAGATGCAATTATAGATGGACATACCATTAATTACACAGTAAAAAAGCTTAACTCTAATAGAGGGTTAACAACTTTAACAGATACAGAAGTATACTACTATAACATTGTATTTAGTAACTTGCCTCAAGGTAACTATGATATTGAAGTTAGTGGTAACGGATTTTCTGATGTTGTAGAAAAGAATATTAAAATTGAAGATTATTCGCAAAGAGTTATTTTAAGTAATCATGGCTCAATGCTATTTGGAGATTTTGATAGAAATAATAAGATAGATGAAGAAGATTATAAAGATTTATTTGATAATATTGAAACAAAAGATAATGAATTAATAAAGAAATATGATCTTAATAGAGATGGAATAGTAGATATTTTAGATTTGCACTATGTTCATGAAAATCTATCTTTAGAAAAAGTGAATAGTGAAATTATAAATACAGATGTTATTATCAATCCATCTAATGTTGTTTTAGAAACAAAAGAAGGACAAGAAGTTATAGGAACAATTGCAGATTTATTTAAAGAAGAAGGAATAATCCAGATTTCTGCTAAAGATAAAAATGATAATAACATTGATATTACTCCAGAAAATCCAGTAGAATTAACTATGGATTTAGGCAAATCTACTTTAATGGAGCAAATAGTTATAAAGGTTCCAGTAGATGGAAGTGCTCCAGCAAGTGGAGAGATTGTACTATTTGATGAAAATAATAAAGAGGTTTTAAGAGAAGCCTTCGGATATAGTTTATTATCTAGATCAGTGGCAACAAGTGATGAAGGAACTATAAAAATTGATTTAGGAAAGCAAGTTGCTGTTAAAAAAATCACTATCGTAGTTAAAGAAACTACAAAGGATCCAAAGCTTGCAGAAATTGCAAAGGTAGAATTTTTGAATAATGTATATGAAGAAATTCCAGAACCAGTTTTAAATATACCAACAATTAGAGAGATTAATCCAGATCATGAAAAGCTTACTGTTTCTTGGAACCATGAAGCAAATGTAACAGGATATGAAGTTCGTTGCGTAGCTGTTAAAGACGGTAAAGAATATGTAAGAGAAACAACAAGTAATACTGTAGAGTTTAGTGATTTAACTAATTATGAAGAATATAAAATTAGTATAAAATCAGTAAATGGTGAGTGGTCTAGTGATTACTCAACACCAATTATTGCAGTGCCGAAGCCTAAGGAAAGACCAACAGTACCGGAAGGTATAACAGTTGAAAGTCTTTATAAGGGGTTAAAGGTTACATGGAAAAAGAATGATATGGCTATAGGACAAAATCTTTATTATAGAATAGCTGGATCAGAAGATAGTTATACAGAAATTAAAAATATTATTGGAACATCATATACTATAGCTGATTTAGAAGACGAAGTTACATATGAAATTTATTTAACTGCTTATAATGATATTGGTATTAGTAACAAATCAAATATATATAGCGGTAAGACTTTATCAATAGATCCTCCAATTTCACCTAATTATAAATTAATTAACACAGCAGATGCTATTGGAGAGATAACTAATCATATTGTTGATGTTGATTATGACAAAGGTGTAAGTGAAGAATCATATCCATCAAGGAAGATAGGAGTTGTAGATAATGACTATTCTACATATTGGTATCTAAATGATTGGGATTCAGGTGTATATTCAAAAAGAGGACCAATTTTAACTTTAGATAAGGAATACACAATAGACACAATTGCTTTAATACCAAGGCAAGAACCAGGATTCACAATTCCTTATAGAGCAAATATTGGTGTATATGATGAAGTAAGTGGCAAATGGACTTATATAGAGGCTAGTGTTCAAGGTAGAAATAATAATGGACAATATGCATTATTAAAGCTTGAAGAACCTATTACTGCTAGAAAAATACAGGTTAACCCAAGTGTTTATGGTGGCCAAAAAGTAAGTATATCAGAATTAAAGTTATATAATTACGATAGTATAGAAAATGATATAAAGAATTTATTTAAAGATGACTTGCAAGTAGAACTTAAAATGTCAGTTAATCAAAAGATAATTGATGAACTTAAAGAAAGATTAAACACTGCTGATGAAGTAAGTGGAGAATACCATTGGAATAAAGAGGTTTTAGAAAAAGAACTAAAGCTTGCAGAAGATATTTTAAATGATAAAGGATTATCAGAAGAAGTATTTACAGTAGAGCAAAATATAAGTAATGGAACGTTTAATCTAGGAATGGGAAATGACTATCAGGCTCTTGGATATTCAGTTAGAGCTGGTGAAGAGATAGTTGTATATGTAGGTACAAAAGGAAATATACTTCCTGAACTTATATTTACACAGTTCTATGGAGAAAGCGGAAAATTTGCGAAGTCTATTAAACTTCAAAAAGGTAGAAATGTCATTGAAGTACCTCAAATACATGATTTAGATGTTGAAAAAGGTGGAAGTATTTATATTAGATATCCTAATAGTTCAGCATCAAATAATGAAATAAAGGTAAGAGTAAGTGGTGGAGTAAAAATTCCTCATCTTAATGTTTATGGCTTAATAAATGATGATAGTAAAGTTGATGAAGTTAAGGATCTTGCAAGAACTTATATTAGAGAACTTAAAACTTATGTTGATAATATAGAAGATATGTATCCATCAATTTTTACCAATAGAAGTAATAATGTTTATAAATATGATGAAAAAGCAAGTGTATTAAATACCACTGATATTGAGACTGATAAAGTTACTTTAAATCTACCAGCAACAGAGATTTTAAAAGGAATTACAGAAGGTTTAAAATCAGAAGATGAAGAGGTAGAAAGATTATATAATACATTACTTGCTTGGGAACAAGTTATGGAAATTACTTTTGCTAAAAAAGGAGTACTAGGTACAGAATTACAACCGAGAAGTAGAATGAATATTAAATATCAAAGAATGTTTGCGAAAGCGTTTATGTATGCATCTAGCAATCATGTTGGTATTGAATTTGATTCATCAGCGCCATTAATGCATGGAAAACCATATGTGTTTAATGAAGATAGAACTATTAAGGAAAATGGTAGCTTGTTTGGATGGGGTATAGCTCATGAAATAGGACATGTAGTAGATAAACCAAAGGGAACATATTCAGAAACTACTAATAATATATTATCTTTAATAATTCAAACATTTAATGATGAAAATCATTCAAGATTAGAAGATAGTAATGTGTATGAAAAAATTTATAATAAGGTAACATCAGATACTATATCATTATCATCAGATGTATTTACAACATTAGGTATGTTCTGGCAGTTACACTTAGCTTATGAAGATAATCATACATATGAAATGCTATGGAATAATGATACTTATTATGGAAGATTGAATAAGCTTTATAGAGATATGCCATCTGATATGGAAAATTTAGATAAAGATCAAATATTAGTTAGATTAGCATCAGATGCTGCCAATAAAGACTTAACAGATTTCTTCTATAAGTGGGGAATTAGACCTACAGAAGAAACTTACGAATATATCAAATCAAAAGGTTATGAAAAAGAAACTAGACAAATTCAATATTTAAATGATGAAGCTAGAAGACAGAGATTATCAGGAATTACTGCCATGGATAGTTCAACAGAAGTTATTGCTAGCTTTGATGGATATAATGATGGAGACTATGTAAAGAATGCTAAAAATATTACCTTAAATCTTGGAATATCAGGAGATAATGACAAGATTTTAGGATACGAAATATATAGGAATGGAGTTCCAGTAGGATTCACAACAGAAGATACTTATACAGATATTTTAGGGGCAGTAAATAATAGAGTATTTAAATATGAAGTAGTAGCATATGATTATTTACTAAATGTAACTAAAAAGTATGAGGTTGGTTCATTAAAGATATCACATGATGGTTCAATGAGCAAAACTTCATGGATAGCTTCAACTAATACTAGTAATGATGAAGATGTTAACAATAATATGGATACAACTGGACCAATACAAAATCCAGCAATAGATAAGGTAATAGATAATAAAAGTGATACGGTTTATGTTGGATATAAGAGTGGTAATAACAACCCTGAAATAGTAATTGATATGAATAAGATAAATTCAATTGTAGGTATTAAATATACCACTGACGATAAAAATTCATCTTCTACGATACAAGATTATGAAGTTTATGTAAGTAATAATGGGGAAGAATGGACTTTAGCTTCTTCAGGTAAGTTCCAATTTGGAGCTAATGGCGATGATGAAAATTCAGCAATAGTGTACTTTAATAAGGAAGATTCAGAAGGTGGAAGACAACTTTATACTTATGAAGCATCTTATGTTAAGGTTGTAGCTAAAGGAAAATCAACTATTTCAGTAGCGGAAATTGATATATTAGCACCTCCAGGAGATAATATTGATATTGATGTAATTGGAACTTTAAAATCAGATTATGAATATGCTGACGGTGAAGTAATACCAGCAGGTTCAGTAGTAATAACTGGTGAGTACAGAGGAAATCCAGCATATAATATTCCAGTATTAAAGAATGAGTATGGATACGTAATAAATTCAGAAACTATCTTATTAGCAGAGATTCCTACAAATGCTCATTTAGGAGAAATAAGTAGTGGTACTTGGATATCATGGGTTTCACCATCAGAAGTATCATCATTAACTACTAAGGTTATGGCAGAGTTATATAGAGTGAATGATGCAATAACTTTAGAAGGACAAAGACTTGTAAGTGATAGTTTATATGTAAAAGTTCCATTAAAGCTGCCAGAAATAGATTTCAATAAAGATGAAAACTAA
- a CDS encoding DUF6440 family protein gives MFNKEKRFITKEDYSLGLGGGIYIIVDVKTRVNYLLTLGTGFNGITPLLDLDGNVVIS, from the coding sequence ATATTTAACAAAGAAAAACGATTTATAACTAAGGAAGATTACTCATTAGGATTAGGTGGTGGTATATATATTATTGTGGATGTTAAAACAAGAGTTAATTATTTATTAACTCTTGGAACTGGATTTAATGGGATTACACCATTATTAGATTTAGATGGCAATGTTGTAATTAGTTAA
- a CDS encoding PadR family transcriptional regulator: MRRDKNLPLTETTFYILLALLEPAHGYLIMQKVEELSDGHVRIAAGTLYGALENLIKQKFIVLVPTNDKRRKVYKITDKGREILKLDLDRIKHMAEVTEEALK; the protein is encoded by the coding sequence ATGAGAAGAGATAAGAATTTACCATTAACAGAAACAACATTTTATATCCTTTTAGCATTATTAGAACCAGCACATGGATATCTTATAATGCAGAAGGTTGAAGAATTAAGTGATGGCCATGTTAGAATAGCAGCAGGTACTCTATATGGGGCGCTTGAAAATTTAATAAAACAAAAGTTTATAGTACTAGTACCTACCAATGATAAAAGAAGAAAGGTTTATAAAATCACAGATAAAGGCCGTGAAATACTAAAACTTGATTTAGATAGAATTAAGCATATGGCTGAAGTTACTGAAGAAGCTTTAAAATAA
- the pepF gene encoding oligoendopeptidase F: MSKALKERKDVEEALTWDLSAIYATEEEFQSDIKKMKELALKIEKTYKGELNTADKINECLDEFRKLYEYIVLIGSYVELLVSVDYTNNENQDKYSKAMNMVSDIESRLSFVESEIIEVKDEVLEEAIRNSKENTNFLKEKKRAKKHALHPEVERVLAALSGTLEGPYQVYEQAKHADMDFNTFIVGGKEYPLGYALFENEYEYENDTEVRRAAFKVFSYKLRQYQNTTATAYQLQVQKEKTLADLRGFDSVIDSLLFSQKVDRDLYNRQIDLIMEKLAPHMRKYAKLLKKIHNLDEMTFADLKIAVDPEYDPRITIEESKKYIEGALSIFGDDYLDMVKKAYDERWVDFAQNKGKSTGGFCASPYGSHSFILLSWTDRMAEVLTLAHELGHAGHFKLCNENQNIFDTDVSTYFVEAPSTMNELIMANYLLSTSDDKRFRRWVLSSMITNTYYHNFVTHLLEAAYQREVYKIIDEGGSVQAATLNSIKKEVLEKFWGDDVKIIDGAELTWMRQPHYYMGLYSYTYSAGLTIGTEVSKRILKEGQPAIDDWIEVLKAGGTKTPVELAKMAGVDITTDKPLLDTIEYIGSIIDEIVKLTEEIEG, translated from the coding sequence ATGTCAAAAGCATTAAAAGAAAGAAAAGATGTAGAGGAAGCTCTTACTTGGGATTTATCAGCAATTTATGCCACAGAAGAAGAATTTCAAAGTGATATAAAGAAGATGAAAGAACTTGCTTTGAAGATAGAAAAAACTTATAAAGGGGAATTGAATACTGCAGATAAGATAAATGAATGTTTAGATGAATTTAGAAAGTTATATGAATATATAGTACTTATAGGTTCTTATGTTGAACTTTTAGTATCTGTAGATTATACAAATAATGAGAATCAAGATAAGTATTCAAAGGCTATGAATATGGTGTCTGATATAGAAAGCAGATTGAGTTTTGTAGAAAGTGAAATCATTGAAGTCAAAGATGAAGTTTTAGAAGAGGCAATAAGAAATTCTAAAGAAAATACTAATTTTTTAAAGGAAAAGAAAAGAGCTAAGAAACATGCACTTCATCCAGAGGTAGAAAGAGTTTTAGCTGCTTTAAGTGGAACTTTAGAAGGTCCTTATCAAGTGTATGAGCAAGCTAAACATGCAGATATGGACTTTAATACTTTTATCGTAGGTGGAAAAGAATATCCTCTCGGGTATGCTCTTTTTGAAAATGAATATGAATATGAGAATGATACAGAAGTTAGAAGAGCAGCATTTAAGGTATTTTCTTACAAATTAAGACAATATCAAAATACTACAGCCACAGCCTATCAACTACAGGTGCAAAAGGAAAAGACTTTGGCAGATTTAAGAGGCTTTGATTCTGTTATAGATAGTTTATTATTTTCTCAAAAAGTAGATAGAGATTTATATAATAGACAGATAGATTTGATAATGGAAAAATTAGCACCACATATGAGAAAATATGCAAAACTACTCAAGAAAATACATAATCTTGATGAAATGACTTTTGCAGATTTAAAGATTGCTGTTGATCCAGAATATGATCCACGTATTACCATTGAGGAGTCTAAAAAGTATATAGAAGGCGCTTTATCTATATTTGGTGATGATTATTTAGATATGGTGAAAAAGGCTTATGATGAGAGATGGGTTGATTTTGCTCAAAATAAGGGTAAATCAACAGGTGGATTCTGTGCAAGTCCTTATGGAAGTCATTCTTTTATATTATTATCATGGACTGATAGGATGGCTGAAGTGTTAACTTTAGCACATGAACTTGGTCATGCAGGACATTTTAAGTTATGTAATGAAAATCAAAATATATTTGATACTGATGTTTCAACTTATTTTGTAGAGGCGCCTTCAACAATGAATGAACTTATTATGGCAAATTATCTTCTAAGTACAAGTGATGATAAGAGATTTAGAAGATGGGTTTTATCATCTATGATTACTAATACTTATTATCATAACTTTGTAACACATCTTTTAGAAGCGGCTTATCAAAGAGAAGTTTATAAAATAATAGATGAAGGAGGCTCTGTACAAGCAGCTACCCTTAATAGTATTAAAAAAGAAGTACTTGAAAAGTTCTGGGGAGATGATGTGAAAATAATTGATGGTGCTGAGTTAACTTGGATGAGACAACCTCATTATTATATGGGACTTTATTCATATACTTATAGCGCTGGGCTAACTATTGGAACAGAAGTAAGTAAGAGAATATTAAAAGAAGGGCAACCGGCTATTGATGATTGGATAGAAGTTCTTAAAGCAGGTGGAACTAAAACACCGGTGGAACTTGCAAAAATGGCTGGGGTAGACATTACTACAGATAAACCACTTCTTGATACTATTGAGTATATCGGTAGTATAATTGATGAGATAGTTAAACTTACTGAAGAAATTGAAGGATAG